Proteins from one Micromonospora sp. M71_S20 genomic window:
- the whiA gene encoding DNA-binding protein WhiA has product MAMTAAVKDELSRVDVPKPCCRRAEMAALLRFAGGLHIVSGRVVVEAELDTGAVARRLRREIAEVYGYPSEIHVLASGGLRKGSHFIVRVVKDGEALARQTGLLDVRGRPVRGLPPHVVAANVCCAVSAWRGAFMAHGSLTEPGRSSALEITCPGPESALALVGAARRIGITAKNREVRGVDRVVVKDGDAIAALLTRIGAHSSVLAWEERRVRREVRATANRLANFDDANLRRSARAAVAAAARVTRALEILAEDAPNHLTSAGRLRLEHRQASLEELGALADPPLTKDAIAGRIRRLLALADKRARDLGIPDTEAAVTPDMLVV; this is encoded by the coding sequence ATGGCGATGACGGCTGCGGTCAAGGACGAGCTGAGTCGGGTCGACGTGCCCAAGCCCTGCTGCCGGCGGGCGGAGATGGCGGCGCTGCTGCGCTTCGCCGGCGGGCTGCACATCGTCTCCGGTCGGGTCGTGGTGGAGGCCGAGCTCGACACGGGGGCGGTGGCCCGACGGCTGCGACGGGAGATCGCGGAGGTCTACGGCTATCCGAGTGAGATCCACGTGCTCGCGTCCGGTGGCCTGCGCAAGGGCAGCCACTTCATCGTGCGGGTGGTCAAGGACGGTGAGGCCCTCGCGCGGCAGACCGGCCTGCTCGACGTGCGGGGGCGCCCGGTGCGGGGGCTGCCGCCGCACGTCGTCGCGGCGAACGTCTGCTGCGCGGTGTCGGCCTGGCGCGGCGCGTTCATGGCGCACGGCTCGCTGACCGAGCCGGGCCGCTCCAGCGCGTTGGAGATCACCTGCCCCGGTCCGGAGTCCGCGCTGGCCCTGGTGGGCGCGGCCCGCCGGATCGGCATCACCGCCAAGAACCGCGAGGTGCGCGGCGTGGACCGGGTGGTGGTCAAGGACGGCGACGCGATCGCCGCGCTGCTCACCCGGATCGGCGCCCACTCCAGCGTGCTGGCCTGGGAGGAGCGGCGGGTGCGCCGCGAGGTGCGGGCCACGGCGAACCGGCTGGCCAACTTCGACGACGCCAACCTGCGCCGCTCGGCGCGGGCCGCGGTCGCCGCCGCCGCCCGGGTGACCCGGGCGCTGGAGATCCTCGCCGAGGACGCGCCCAACCACCTCACCTCCGCCGGCCGGCTGCGCCTGGAGCACCGGCAGGCCTCGCTGGAGGAGCTGGGCGCGCTGGCCGACCCGCCGTTGACCAAGGACGCCATCGCCGGCCGGATCCGGCGGCTGCTGGCGCTGGCCGACAAGCGGGCCCGGGACCTGGGCATCCCGGATACGGAAGCAGCCGTCACGCCCGACATGCTCGTGGTCTGA
- the recQ gene encoding DNA helicase RecQ, whose protein sequence is MASPTDLRSADALEVLRRVFGYDAFRGFQQEVIDHVVAGGDALVLMPTGGGKSLCYQIPALVRDGVAVVVSPLIALMQDQVDALTAVGVRAGFLNSTQDLDARRVVERAFVGGELDLLYLAPEALGTRGVQQLLDRGRIALFAIDEAHCVSQWGHDFRPDYLALSMLHERWPDVPRIALTATATSATRDEIATRLKLTDARHFVASFDRPNIQYRIVPKREPRKQLLSLLRDEHPGDAGIVYCLSRASVDKTAEFLTTNGVAALPYHAGLDAATRARNQQRFLREDGLVMVATIAFGMGIDKPDVRFVAHLDLPKSVEGYYQETGRAGRDGLPSTAWLAYGLQDVVQQRKMIETSDGDLAHRRNLAAHLDAMLALCETVRCRRGQLLDYFGEKAAAACGNCDTCLSPPESWDGTVAAQKLLSTVFRLDRERNQRFGAGHCVDILLGRTTDKVAQYGHDSLTVFGIGGELREAEWRGVVRQLLAEGLLAVEGDYGTLALTEASAEVLGRRRTVMMRREPEKVASSRSAKPRGAATVVAELSPTAAGVFERLRAWRGATAKEQGVPAYVIFHDATLRQIATDAPTSLAELSAVSGVGENKLAKYGEQILAVLAE, encoded by the coding sequence ATGGCTTCCCCCACCGACCTGCGCTCCGCCGACGCCCTGGAGGTGCTGCGCCGGGTCTTCGGCTACGACGCCTTCCGCGGCTTCCAACAGGAGGTGATCGACCACGTGGTGGCCGGCGGCGACGCGCTGGTGCTGATGCCCACCGGCGGTGGCAAGTCGCTGTGCTACCAGATCCCCGCGCTGGTCCGCGACGGCGTGGCGGTGGTGGTCTCCCCGCTGATCGCGCTCATGCAGGACCAGGTCGACGCGCTGACGGCGGTCGGCGTCCGGGCCGGCTTCCTCAACTCGACCCAGGATCTCGACGCCCGCCGGGTGGTGGAACGGGCCTTCGTCGGCGGCGAGCTGGACCTGCTCTACCTCGCCCCGGAGGCGTTGGGCACCCGAGGGGTGCAGCAACTGCTCGACCGGGGCAGGATCGCCCTGTTCGCCATCGACGAGGCGCACTGCGTGTCGCAGTGGGGGCACGACTTCCGCCCCGACTACCTCGCCCTGTCGATGCTGCACGAGCGCTGGCCCGACGTGCCCCGCATCGCGCTCACCGCCACCGCGACCAGCGCGACCCGCGACGAGATCGCGACCCGGCTCAAGCTCACCGACGCCCGGCACTTCGTGGCCAGCTTCGACCGGCCCAACATCCAGTACCGGATCGTGCCCAAGCGCGAGCCGCGCAAGCAGCTGCTGAGCCTGCTGCGCGACGAGCACCCCGGCGACGCGGGCATCGTCTACTGCCTGTCGCGCGCCTCGGTGGACAAGACGGCGGAGTTTCTCACCACCAACGGCGTCGCCGCGCTGCCCTACCACGCCGGCCTGGACGCGGCGACCCGCGCGCGCAACCAGCAGCGCTTCCTGCGCGAGGACGGCCTGGTGATGGTGGCGACCATCGCGTTCGGCATGGGCATCGACAAGCCCGACGTCCGCTTCGTCGCCCACCTCGACCTGCCCAAGTCGGTCGAGGGCTACTACCAGGAGACCGGTCGCGCCGGGCGCGACGGGCTGCCGTCGACCGCCTGGCTGGCGTACGGGCTCCAGGACGTGGTGCAGCAGCGCAAGATGATCGAGACCTCCGACGGGGACCTCGCCCACCGGCGCAACCTCGCCGCCCACCTCGACGCGATGCTCGCCCTCTGCGAGACGGTCCGCTGCCGGCGCGGCCAGTTGCTCGACTACTTCGGTGAGAAGGCGGCCGCCGCCTGCGGCAACTGCGACACCTGCCTCAGCCCGCCGGAGTCCTGGGACGGCACCGTCGCGGCGCAGAAGCTGCTCTCCACGGTCTTCCGCCTCGACCGGGAACGCAACCAGCGCTTCGGCGCGGGGCACTGCGTCGACATCCTGCTCGGCCGCACGACCGACAAGGTCGCCCAGTACGGCCACGACTCGCTGACCGTCTTCGGCATCGGCGGCGAGCTGCGCGAGGCCGAGTGGCGCGGCGTGGTGCGGCAACTGCTGGCCGAGGGGCTGCTGGCCGTCGAGGGCGACTACGGCACGCTGGCCCTCACCGAGGCCAGCGCGGAGGTGCTGGGCCGCCGCCGCACGGTGATGATGCGCCGCGAGCCGGAGAAGGTCGCCTCCTCGCGGTCGGCCAAGCCACGCGGGGCGGCCACCGTCGTCGCCGAGTTGTCCCCGACCGCCGCCGGGGTCTTCGAGCGGCTGCGCGCCTGGCGGGGGGCCACCGCCAAGGAGCAGGGCGTCCCGGCGTACGTGATCTTCCACGACGCCACGCTGCGGCAGATCGCCACCGACGCGCCCACGTCGCTTGCCGAGCTGTCCGCGGTCAGCGGCGTCGGCGAGAACAAGCTCGCGAAGTACGGCGAGCAGATCCTGGCCGTCCTGGCCGAGTGA
- the gap gene encoding type I glyceraldehyde-3-phosphate dehydrogenase, protein MTIRVGINGFGRIGRNFFRAVLASGADVEVVAVNDLTDNATLAHLLKYDSILGRLPHEVKATADEITVGGKTIKAFAEKDPAKLPWGEVGADVVIESTGFFTDATKAKAHVDGGAKKVIISAPAKNEDVTVVMGVNHDQYDPAKHTIISNASCTTNCLAPMAKVLHDTFGIQHGLMTTIHAYTQDQNLQDAPHSDLRRARAAALNIVPTSTGAAKAIGLVLPELKGKLDGYALRVPIPTGSATDLTVDVNRETTVDEVNAALKAAADGPLKGILVYNEDPIVSSDIVTDPASCIFDAPLTKVVGNQVKVVGWYDNEWGYSNRLVDLVKLVGKSL, encoded by the coding sequence GTGACCATCCGGGTTGGCATCAACGGCTTCGGCCGGATCGGCCGCAACTTCTTCCGGGCAGTGCTGGCGTCCGGCGCTGACGTCGAGGTCGTGGCGGTCAACGACCTGACCGACAACGCGACGCTCGCCCACCTGCTCAAGTACGACAGCATCCTGGGCCGCCTGCCGCACGAGGTGAAGGCCACCGCCGACGAGATCACCGTGGGCGGCAAGACCATCAAGGCGTTCGCCGAGAAGGACCCGGCGAAGCTGCCGTGGGGCGAGGTCGGCGCGGACGTGGTCATCGAGTCCACCGGCTTCTTCACCGACGCCACCAAGGCGAAGGCGCACGTCGACGGCGGGGCCAAGAAGGTCATCATCTCCGCCCCGGCGAAGAACGAGGACGTCACGGTCGTCATGGGCGTCAACCACGACCAGTACGACCCGGCCAAGCACACCATCATCTCGAACGCCTCCTGCACCACCAACTGCCTCGCGCCCATGGCGAAGGTCCTGCACGACACGTTCGGCATCCAGCACGGCCTGATGACGACGATCCACGCGTACACCCAGGACCAGAACCTCCAGGACGCGCCGCACTCCGACCTGCGTCGGGCCCGCGCCGCCGCGCTGAACATCGTGCCGACCTCGACCGGCGCGGCGAAGGCGATCGGCCTGGTGCTGCCGGAGCTGAAGGGCAAGCTGGACGGCTACGCGCTGCGGGTGCCGATCCCGACCGGCTCGGCCACCGACCTCACGGTCGACGTCAACCGTGAGACCACGGTGGACGAGGTCAACGCCGCGCTGAAGGCCGCCGCCGACGGCCCGCTCAAGGGCATCCTGGTCTACAACGAGGACCCGATCGTCTCCTCGGACATCGTCACCGACCCGGCGTCGTGCATCTTCGACGCGCCGCTGACCAAGGTCGTCGGCAACCAGGTCAAGGTCGTCGGCTGGTACGACAACGAGTGGGGCTACTCGAACCGCCTGGTCGACCTGGTCAAGCTCGTCGGCAAGTCCCTGTGA
- a CDS encoding 2-phospho-L-lactate transferase CofD family protein, with protein MTATRVVAFGGGHGLSASLRALRRCAPELDLDITAVVTVGDDGGSSGRLRAERGGLPPGDLRQALVALAGDHPATRRSAKLFQHRFAEVPPPADGPAPAGDLSAGRLPVSGTGRAPSNPQPAGLAGGAAGGRAGAGAAGRAGDGAGGLAGHAVGNLVLCGLMELLGDPVAALEHAGAMLGAVGRVLPMSCEPVGIEARVRGADPRRPDEVRTITGQHQVAVTTGRVESLRLTPVAPEACPQAVAAIGAADWLIFGPGSWYTSVLPHLLVPQLAAAIVASPARRLVTLNLAAEKETSGLSQAGHLAALRAYLPELRVDRVVADSKAAGDPEPVERAAESLGARLVLAPVAVTDGTPRHDPAALGAALVPVLGADR; from the coding sequence GTGACGGCGACGCGCGTGGTCGCCTTCGGCGGCGGGCACGGCCTGTCCGCCTCGCTGCGTGCCCTGCGCCGCTGCGCCCCCGAGCTGGACCTCGACATCACGGCGGTGGTCACCGTCGGTGACGACGGCGGCTCCAGCGGCCGGCTGCGGGCCGAGCGGGGCGGCCTGCCCCCGGGCGACCTGCGGCAGGCGCTGGTCGCGCTGGCGGGGGACCACCCGGCGACCCGGCGCAGTGCCAAGCTCTTCCAGCACCGCTTCGCCGAGGTGCCGCCGCCCGCCGACGGCCCGGCTCCCGCCGGGGACCTGTCGGCGGGGCGCCTTCCGGTCTCCGGTACCGGACGGGCCCCTTCCAACCCGCAGCCGGCCGGGCTCGCCGGAGGGGCGGCGGGCGGGCGGGCGGGTGCCGGTGCGGCCGGGCGGGCCGGCGACGGCGCCGGCGGGCTGGCCGGGCACGCGGTGGGCAACCTGGTGCTCTGCGGGCTGATGGAGCTGCTCGGCGACCCGGTGGCCGCCCTGGAGCACGCCGGCGCGATGCTCGGCGCGGTCGGCCGGGTGCTGCCGATGTCGTGCGAGCCGGTGGGGATCGAGGCCCGGGTCCGCGGCGCCGACCCGCGCCGGCCGGACGAGGTGCGCACGATCACGGGCCAGCACCAGGTCGCGGTGACCACCGGCCGGGTGGAGTCGTTGCGGCTCACCCCGGTCGCGCCGGAGGCCTGCCCGCAGGCGGTCGCCGCGATCGGCGCGGCCGACTGGTTGATCTTCGGGCCGGGCAGCTGGTACACGAGCGTGCTGCCGCACCTGCTGGTGCCGCAGCTCGCCGCCGCGATCGTCGCCAGCCCGGCGCGGCGGCTCGTCACGCTGAACCTCGCCGCCGAGAAGGAGACCTCCGGGCTCTCCCAGGCCGGCCACCTGGCCGCGCTGCGCGCGTACCTGCCGGAGCTGAGGGTCGACCGTGTGGTCGCCGATTCCAAGGCGGCGGGTGACCCCGAACCGGTCGAACGTGCGGCAGAATCGCTGGGTGCCCGCCTGGTCCTCGCTCCCGTCGCGGTCACCGACGGCACTCCCCGTCATGATCCGGCCGCCCTGGGCGCCGCACTGGTGCCTGTCCTGGGCGCCGATCGTTAG
- the rapZ gene encoding RNase adapter RapZ produces the protein MTGQQTPAESDTTLVVVTGLSGGGRSTVARALENVGFYVVDNLPQALMLDMAELAFKAGGAARRTAMVLDVRSRAFSTDLAGAIRELKERGFSPRVVFVDADDEVLIRRFESVRRSHPLQGDGRLADGIAVERGLLEEARDQADVIIDTSHLNVNQLRRRVEELFGGEDARRLRVTVLSFGFKYGLPPDADFVLDARFLPNPYWVPELREHTGRDEAVSSYVLGQEGADAFVGSYADLVNATTVGFEREGKRYLTVAVGCTGGKHRSVAIAEELAARLRHSGLAANAQHRDLGRE, from the coding sequence GTGACCGGGCAGCAGACACCGGCGGAGTCGGACACCACTCTGGTGGTGGTCACCGGGCTCTCCGGCGGCGGCCGCAGCACGGTGGCGAGGGCGCTGGAGAACGTCGGGTTCTACGTGGTGGACAACCTGCCGCAGGCGCTCATGCTCGACATGGCCGAGCTGGCGTTCAAGGCGGGCGGGGCGGCCCGGCGTACGGCGATGGTGCTGGACGTGCGCTCGCGCGCCTTCTCCACCGACCTGGCGGGGGCGATCCGGGAGCTGAAGGAGCGCGGCTTCTCGCCCCGGGTGGTCTTCGTCGACGCCGACGACGAGGTGCTGATCCGGCGGTTCGAGAGCGTCCGGCGCTCGCACCCGTTGCAGGGCGACGGGCGGCTCGCCGACGGCATCGCGGTCGAGCGCGGCCTGCTGGAGGAGGCCCGCGACCAGGCCGACGTGATCATCGACACCAGCCATCTGAACGTCAACCAGCTGCGCCGCCGCGTCGAGGAGCTCTTCGGCGGCGAGGACGCCCGCCGGCTGCGGGTCACCGTGCTCTCCTTCGGCTTCAAGTACGGCCTGCCGCCGGACGCCGACTTCGTGCTCGACGCCCGGTTCCTGCCCAACCCGTACTGGGTGCCGGAGCTGCGGGAGCACACCGGCCGGGACGAGGCGGTCAGCTCGTACGTGCTGGGGCAGGAGGGCGCGGACGCCTTCGTCGGGTCGTACGCCGACCTGGTCAACGCCACCACCGTCGGCTTCGAGCGGGAGGGCAAGCGCTACCTGACCGTGGCGGTCGGCTGCACCGGCGGCAAGCACCGCAGCGTGGCCATCGCCGAGGAGCTGGCCGCCCGGCTGCGCCACTCCGGTCTGGCCGCCAACGCCCAGCACCGCGACCTGGGGCGCGAGTGA